A window from Rhizosphaericola mali encodes these proteins:
- a CDS encoding peptidase domain-containing ABC transporter → MKFSFYKQLNTMDCGPTCLKMVAKYYGKSIPIDFLRRQMGFNKTGVTLLGISTTAEYFGFRTRGVQLTESQISEIPLPAILHWDQNHFVVLISNKRNSVRIANPAARIMDYSKDDFLSHWLSSKTNDGSKAGIALLLEPTPKFNEQEDKKEQKLSWKLIVRYLYNSKGKIGQVCVALLVSSLLQLVFPFLTQSIVDTGINTQNLQYVVIVLMAQLMLTFSQTVIDFIRSRILLRLSNLLNIQILSDFWIKLGRLPLSYYDTHHTGDTLQRIGDHRTIQSFLTGTALSTVFSTVNFVVYSIVLLMYSVELFFVFLIGSIVYFSWVQLFLRIRRKINYQTFHISSKENNATLQMIQGMQEIRLNNAERQKRWEWENIQATIFRLGFKSLNYSQWQSAGATLINQVQNIAISFIVAKLVIDGKLTLGTMLAVQYIIGQMSGPISQWVGFVQSAQDAKISMERLNEVHSLSDEESPERSYTSMLPTDKSISIEKLSFSYPGAGNENVLEQINLYIPSGKTTAIVGISGSGKTSLLKLLLKIYEQYNGDIFIGGNHSLSQEGNFDKQDESNGLRFDHINHSYWRSICGTVMQDGYIFNDTIARNISVGQENIDMERLTYSCRTANIYSFIESLPNGFYTKLGSEGTGLSQGQKQRLLIARAIYKDPQYLFFDEATNSLDANNEKEIVENLERFFKGRTVVIVAHRLSTVKNADKIVVLHKGHIVEEGTHDYLISIKGYYYELVKNQLELGN, encoded by the coding sequence ATGAAATTTTCTTTTTATAAACAACTGAATACCATGGATTGTGGTCCCACCTGTTTGAAAATGGTGGCAAAATATTATGGAAAAAGCATTCCTATCGATTTTCTCCGACGGCAAATGGGCTTCAATAAAACAGGGGTTACTTTGTTGGGAATAAGTACAACAGCTGAGTATTTTGGGTTTCGTACAAGAGGGGTTCAATTAACAGAATCACAAATAAGTGAGATTCCGTTGCCAGCAATATTGCACTGGGACCAAAACCATTTTGTTGTTCTAATATCAAATAAAAGGAATAGTGTAAGAATTGCCAACCCTGCTGCTAGGATCATGGATTATTCAAAGGATGATTTTTTATCGCATTGGTTAAGTAGTAAAACAAATGATGGCAGCAAGGCAGGTATAGCCCTTTTGCTGGAACCTACCCCTAAATTCAACGAACAGGAGGATAAAAAAGAACAAAAACTCAGTTGGAAATTAATAGTTCGATATCTATATAACAGCAAAGGAAAAATCGGACAGGTATGTGTTGCGCTTTTAGTCTCTTCCTTATTACAACTCGTCTTTCCTTTCTTAACCCAAAGCATTGTTGACACCGGAATAAATACGCAGAATCTCCAGTATGTAGTAATTGTATTGATGGCTCAGTTAATGCTAACTTTCAGTCAGACAGTCATCGACTTTATACGTAGCAGGATATTACTTCGACTTTCTAACCTACTCAACATACAAATACTATCCGATTTTTGGATCAAATTGGGACGTCTACCTTTGTCTTATTATGATACACACCATACGGGTGATACGCTTCAGCGCATTGGTGATCACAGAACCATACAAAGCTTCCTAACTGGAACTGCCTTGAGTACAGTCTTCTCAACAGTTAACTTTGTTGTCTATTCTATCGTTTTACTTATGTATAGTGTGGAGTTGTTTTTTGTTTTTTTAATAGGCAGTATTGTCTATTTTTCATGGGTACAACTGTTTTTACGAATCAGAAGAAAAATTAACTATCAAACATTTCATATCTCATCTAAGGAAAACAATGCGACCCTTCAAATGATACAAGGGATGCAGGAAATTCGTCTCAATAATGCAGAAAGACAAAAACGTTGGGAATGGGAGAATATACAGGCTACTATATTCAGACTTGGTTTTAAAAGCCTCAATTATAGTCAGTGGCAATCGGCTGGAGCTACATTGATCAATCAGGTACAAAACATTGCGATTAGTTTTATTGTAGCAAAGCTCGTCATTGATGGTAAATTGACACTGGGAACTATGTTAGCCGTCCAATACATCATTGGACAAATGAGTGGACCTATTTCTCAATGGGTTGGTTTTGTGCAATCAGCTCAGGATGCAAAAATAAGTATGGAGCGTCTTAATGAAGTACATAGTCTTTCTGATGAAGAATCTCCAGAACGAAGCTATACTTCTATGCTTCCAACTGACAAGAGTATATCTATTGAAAAATTAAGTTTTTCTTATCCTGGTGCGGGAAATGAAAATGTATTGGAACAAATTAACCTATATATCCCCTCTGGTAAAACGACTGCAATAGTTGGCATCAGTGGTAGTGGTAAAACAAGTCTACTTAAATTGCTTCTTAAGATCTACGAGCAATATAACGGTGATATTTTTATAGGAGGTAATCACTCATTAAGCCAAGAAGGTAATTTTGATAAACAAGATGAAAGTAATGGATTAAGATTCGACCATATTAATCATTCTTATTGGAGAAGTATATGTGGTACCGTCATGCAAGATGGTTATATATTTAACGATACAATAGCCCGCAATATTTCTGTCGGACAGGAAAATATAGACATGGAAAGGCTTACTTATAGTTGTAGAACGGCTAATATTTATTCTTTTATAGAATCTCTTCCGAACGGATTTTATACAAAACTGGGAAGTGAGGGTACAGGGCTCAGTCAGGGACAGAAACAACGCCTGTTAATTGCTAGAGCCATTTATAAAGATCCACAATATTTGTTTTTTGACGAAGCAACAAATTCTTTAGATGCAAACAATGAAAAAGAAATTGTAGAGAACCTGGAACGTTTTTTTAAAGGACGTACGGTCGTTATTGTTGCACACAGATTAAGCACTGTTAAAAATGCGGACAAGATTGTCGTGCTACATAAAGGTCATATTGTGGAAGAGGGGACACATGATTATCTTATTTCAATCAAAGGTTATTATTACGAGTTAGTCAAAAATCAATTGGAATTAGGTAACTAA
- a CDS encoding HlyD family secretion protein, whose translation MPNKDIDNIETRLDDIASGRCNSEIEINQKESIVIRSEEAQEIIDHKSGPLERWALWIFLCILLLLLTTSGFILYPDILQVRTTLTSLDGPKEIVPNQSGRITQLFVTNGQTIRKGATLAYIESVADIDQMLSLFKRVEKANQLLTDNKLGDISSLFLQPYDQLGEDQSAYQTFMTALQQFNDYYVNGFYDRKKTMLEQDLGALKKMNNALGQQRQIEEQDNELAQENYKMNKKLFDAKIISAEEYRQDQSQLLSKQMALPQTNSSIFSNQNEQREKLKDLEQLDHDVIQQRITMEQALQTLKSALDTWIKQYVLIAPVDGTVYFSKPIQKNQYLQSGKTIGYIATDNNKLFTELYLPQNNLGKADTGMEVQLRFDAYPYQEKGIVKGKLIYISRVVSDSGYLGIVRLNNGLLTSQHQILPYKDGLKADALIITKNMSLLNRLYYNITKATSLNK comes from the coding sequence ATGCCAAACAAGGATATTGACAATATAGAAACAAGATTAGACGATATAGCAAGCGGACGATGTAATTCTGAAATAGAAATAAATCAAAAAGAATCTATTGTCATTAGATCCGAAGAAGCACAAGAAATAATCGATCATAAAAGTGGCCCTTTAGAAAGATGGGCGCTATGGATATTTTTATGTATATTATTACTTTTACTAACAACTTCTGGGTTTATTCTCTATCCTGATATCCTTCAAGTAAGAACTACACTCACCTCATTGGATGGCCCTAAAGAAATCGTACCAAATCAGTCAGGAAGAATTACTCAACTCTTTGTAACAAATGGGCAAACAATAAGAAAAGGAGCAACATTAGCTTACATAGAAAGTGTTGCAGATATCGATCAAATGTTGTCCCTATTTAAACGGGTAGAAAAAGCTAATCAATTACTAACAGATAATAAGCTCGGAGATATTTCTTCATTATTTCTACAGCCCTATGATCAATTAGGTGAAGATCAAAGCGCTTATCAAACCTTTATGACTGCCTTACAACAATTCAATGACTATTACGTCAACGGCTTTTATGATAGAAAAAAAACAATGTTAGAACAAGATCTGGGTGCATTAAAGAAAATGAATAATGCGCTTGGACAACAACGTCAAATTGAAGAACAGGATAATGAGCTTGCGCAGGAGAATTATAAAATGAACAAAAAACTCTTTGATGCTAAAATTATATCTGCTGAAGAATATCGACAAGATCAAAGTCAATTGCTAAGTAAGCAAATGGCACTACCACAAACGAATTCTAGCATATTTTCTAATCAAAATGAACAACGTGAAAAACTAAAAGATCTCGAACAGCTGGATCATGATGTAATACAACAGCGTATAACAATGGAGCAAGCACTACAAACACTAAAAAGTGCGTTAGATACCTGGATAAAGCAATATGTACTTATTGCTCCAGTGGATGGTACTGTATATTTTTCAAAACCCATACAAAAAAATCAATACCTACAATCAGGTAAAACAATCGGTTATATAGCTACTGATAACAATAAACTCTTTACAGAATTATATTTACCTCAAAATAATTTAGGAAAGGCCGATACTGGTATGGAAGTACAGTTGCGCTTTGATGCATATCCATATCAAGAAAAGGGAATAGTAAAAGGCAAGCTTATATATATATCGAGAGTAGTATCGGATAGTGGCTACCTCGGAATTGTAAGACTCAATAATGGCTTACTTACAAGTCAACATCAAATCCTTCCATACAAGGACGGACTTAAGGCGGATGCATTAATTATAACAAAGAATATGAGCTTATTGAACAGACTATATTATAATATTACAAAAGCAACGAGTCTCAATAAATGA
- a CDS encoding TolC family protein, protein MLRTQNYIGWSCIIIFFLCLSLQGKAQKTWTLDDCIDYAYEHNIYINSAKMQVLTMENTYKQSRNNRFPTLSYSSSLASQFGRSIDPTTNSYTNTHITYNSMGFSSGITLFNWFSVKNTIKCNSKNVEVANLETERLKNDLKLNIAAAYLQVLLAEKQLEISQQQIDLTLQQLDITSKQVEYGKKPKSDRLQIVGELSSDSTTYFNQLSAIQQAKLQVMLLLNIDPQDGFEINKADTVVENQLPILEEPEYIYEIAKIKQPLQKEDKLKLEALGYQKAISKASFYPTLSANATISSNYSNAYTNSYGNPYSYFNQLFNINLYQYVGLSLSIPIFNNKTAYYNYKNICVQIKTQQLQNEGDNQQLKQDIYNAYNTAHTNLSVYMSTKRTLNATQEGYMMSQKRFEIGKSTLSDYLTALNTLYQAKTNYINAYYNYIFSFKILAFYKV, encoded by the coding sequence ATGCTTAGAACACAAAATTATATAGGATGGAGCTGTATTATAATTTTTTTCTTGTGTCTTTCATTACAAGGAAAGGCTCAAAAAACATGGACGTTAGACGATTGTATCGACTATGCTTACGAACATAATATATACATTAATTCTGCTAAAATGCAGGTGTTGACGATGGAAAACACCTATAAGCAATCACGTAATAATCGATTTCCAACACTTAGCTATTCTTCATCACTCGCCTCACAATTTGGTCGTTCAATTGATCCTACTACAAATTCTTATACGAATACTCATATTACCTATAACAGTATGGGATTCTCATCTGGTATAACACTCTTTAACTGGTTCTCGGTTAAAAATACGATTAAGTGTAATAGTAAAAATGTGGAGGTAGCAAATCTGGAGACTGAAAGACTCAAAAATGATTTGAAGCTTAATATTGCAGCAGCCTATTTACAAGTTTTACTTGCAGAAAAACAATTAGAAATCTCCCAACAGCAGATTGACCTTACATTACAGCAACTTGACATAACAAGTAAACAGGTAGAATATGGGAAAAAACCCAAAAGTGACCGCCTACAAATCGTCGGAGAACTATCATCGGATAGTACTACTTATTTTAATCAATTATCAGCAATACAACAAGCCAAATTACAAGTCATGCTTTTATTGAATATAGATCCTCAAGATGGCTTTGAAATAAATAAAGCAGATACCGTTGTAGAAAATCAACTGCCTATATTAGAAGAACCTGAATATATATATGAAATCGCTAAAATAAAACAACCCCTTCAAAAAGAAGATAAACTAAAATTAGAAGCATTGGGTTATCAAAAGGCTATATCAAAGGCTAGTTTTTACCCTACACTATCAGCTAATGCTACGATATCTTCTAATTACTCAAATGCATATACAAATAGTTATGGAAACCCCTATAGTTATTTTAACCAGCTATTCAATATTAACTTATATCAATATGTCGGTCTTTCATTGAGCATCCCAATTTTTAATAATAAGACGGCCTATTACAATTATAAAAATATCTGTGTACAAATAAAAACACAACAACTTCAAAACGAAGGAGACAATCAACAACTCAAACAAGATATTTATAATGCATATAATACGGCACACACAAATTTATCCGTTTATATGTCAACTAAGAGGACGCTGAATGCAACACAAGAAGGTTATATGATGTCACAAAAAAGATTTGAGATAGGCAAGTCGACTTTATCAGATTATTTAACTGCACTAAATACTTTATATCAAGCAAAAACAAATTATATTAACGCCTATTATAACTATATCTTTTCGTTCAAAATATTGGCGTTTTATAAAGTTTAA
- a CDS encoding T9SS type A sorting domain-containing protein, producing the protein MLCITTGARAQNLPSNTCGIIYSYDLSGNRIGRQYVCNNSSMMDTKQQNLTFNTILPSNTKLYPNPTTGQFSISFTKALDNAEITVTDMLGKTIIHTYKSGTYISMDLSNVTSGMYLVNIQDKDNPIHLKVIKAK; encoded by the coding sequence ATGCTCTGTATTACAACTGGAGCCAGAGCCCAAAACCTTCCCAGTAATACTTGTGGAATAATATACAGTTACGATCTTTCAGGCAATAGAATTGGAAGACAATATGTCTGTAATAATTCGTCCATGATGGATACTAAACAACAAAATTTAACATTTAATACAATTTTACCGTCTAACACGAAACTATACCCGAATCCCACTACGGGGCAATTCAGTATATCTTTTACTAAAGCTTTAGATAATGCAGAAATTACGGTAACTGACATGTTAGGAAAAACAATTATACATACCTACAAAAGTGGAACATACATAAGTATGGATTTATCTAATGTTACAAGTGGTATGTATCTTGTAAATATTCAGGATAAAGATAACCCAATTCATTTAAAAGTGATTAAAGCTAAATAA